A section of the Pseudomonas flavescens genome encodes:
- the astD gene encoding succinylglutamate-semialdehyde dehydrogenase → MSTHYIAGLWQIGQGNTLESLDPVSQQVLWVGREADAEQVEAAVQAARDAFPEWARVPSNERIALLERFAAVLKARQDELAQAIGEETGKPLWEAATEVASMIGKVAISVQSHAERTGHKQGVQGSVLRHKPHGVIAVFGPYNFPGHLPNGHIVPALLAGNCVVFKPSEQTPKVAELTLKCWIEAGLPAGVLNLLQGARETGAALAAHPGIDGLFFTGSSRTGNLLHAQFGGHPETILALEMGGNNPLIVEQVADIDAAVYCIIQSAFLSAGQRCTCARRLLVPEGAWGDALLARLVSVAASLKVGAFNAQPAPFMGAVISLDAAQHLLKVQMRLVDKGARPLLDMSQPLEGAALLTPGIIDVTAVQPRSDEEIFGPLLQVIRYADFDSAIEEANATRFGLAAGLLSDSRERYEQFWLRSRAGIVNWNKPLTGAASSAPFGGIGASGNHRPSAYYAADYCAYPVASLESERLVLPDSLAPGVSL, encoded by the coding sequence ATGAGCACGCATTACATTGCAGGTCTCTGGCAGATAGGACAGGGCAATACCCTGGAATCCCTCGACCCGGTCAGCCAGCAGGTGCTCTGGGTCGGCCGTGAAGCTGATGCCGAGCAGGTCGAAGCCGCTGTGCAGGCCGCTCGCGATGCATTTCCTGAATGGGCCCGTGTGCCATCGAACGAGCGAATCGCGCTGCTCGAGCGTTTTGCTGCGGTCCTCAAGGCCCGGCAGGATGAGCTTGCGCAGGCTATCGGCGAAGAGACCGGCAAACCGTTGTGGGAGGCTGCTACCGAAGTCGCCAGCATGATCGGCAAAGTGGCCATTTCGGTTCAGAGCCACGCAGAGCGCACGGGGCACAAACAAGGCGTGCAGGGCAGCGTGCTGCGCCACAAGCCACACGGCGTGATCGCCGTGTTCGGTCCCTACAATTTTCCAGGCCACCTGCCCAATGGGCATATCGTGCCGGCCTTGCTCGCTGGTAACTGCGTGGTATTCAAACCCAGCGAGCAGACGCCGAAAGTGGCCGAGTTGACGCTCAAGTGCTGGATCGAGGCGGGCTTGCCAGCGGGCGTGCTGAATCTGCTGCAAGGGGCGCGGGAAACCGGCGCCGCGCTGGCGGCTCATCCGGGTATCGATGGGCTGTTCTTCACCGGCTCCAGCCGCACCGGCAATCTGTTGCACGCTCAGTTCGGCGGCCACCCGGAGACCATCCTGGCGCTGGAGATGGGCGGCAACAATCCGTTGATCGTCGAACAGGTCGCCGACATCGACGCGGCGGTTTACTGCATCATCCAGTCCGCTTTCCTCTCCGCCGGTCAGCGCTGTACCTGCGCCAGGCGCCTGCTGGTCCCGGAAGGGGCCTGGGGCGACGCGCTGTTGGCGCGTCTGGTCAGCGTGGCGGCAAGCCTCAAGGTCGGTGCGTTCAACGCCCAGCCGGCGCCGTTCATGGGGGCGGTGATCTCCCTCGATGCGGCTCAACACCTGCTCAAGGTGCAGATGCGTCTGGTCGACAAGGGCGCGCGACCGCTGCTGGACATGAGCCAGCCGCTGGAAGGCGCCGCCCTGCTGACGCCCGGGATCATCGACGTGACCGCCGTGCAGCCGCGCAGCGACGAGGAGATTTTCGGGCCGCTGCTGCAGGTGATTCGCTATGCCGACTTCGATTCCGCCATCGAGGAGGCCAATGCCACCCGTTTCGGTCTCGCGGCCGGTTTGTTATCCGATTCCCGCGAACGTTACGAGCAGTTCTGGCTGCGCAGCCGCGCCGGCATCGTCAACTGGAACAAGCCGCTGACCGGCGCCGCCAGCAGCGCGCCGTTCGGCGGCATCGGCGCTTCGGGTAACCACCGCCCCAGCGCCTACTATGCGGCGGACTACTGCGCCTACCCGGTCGCCTCGCTGGAAAGCGAGCGTCTGGTGCTGCCCGACAGCCTGGCGCCGGGAGTCAGCCTATGA
- the astA gene encoding arginine N-succinyltransferase, producing the protein MIVRSVRAGDLPALIDLARSTGTGLTTLPANEARLAYRVGRAEKTFRGEAERGDCDYMFVLEDDDGRVLGISAIAGGVGLRESWYNYRVGLTVCASQELNIHRQVPTLFLANDLTGHSELCSLFLHADHRNGLNGRLLSKARLLFIAEFREQFGEKIIAEMRGVSDEQGRSPFWECLGRHFFRMEFSQADYLTGVGNKAFIAELMPRFPLYTCFLSEAARDVIGRVHPDTEPALAMLKSEGFSYQGYVDIFDAGPAIEAETAKIRAIRDSQLLVLAIGTPGDDAPVYLVHNRKREDCRITAARARMAAGTLVVDPLTARRLRLSVGDQVRAVMLAAQA; encoded by the coding sequence ATGATCGTTCGCTCCGTACGTGCCGGCGACCTGCCGGCGCTGATTGACCTGGCGCGCAGTACCGGCACCGGGTTGACCACCCTGCCGGCCAACGAGGCACGCCTGGCCTACCGGGTCGGTCGTGCCGAGAAGACCTTTCGCGGTGAAGCCGAGCGCGGCGATTGCGATTACATGTTCGTGCTCGAGGACGACGACGGCCGCGTGCTGGGTATTTCCGCGATCGCGGGTGGCGTCGGCTTGCGGGAGTCCTGGTACAACTACCGGGTCGGCCTCACGGTCTGCGCCTCTCAGGAACTGAATATCCACCGCCAGGTGCCGACCCTGTTCCTGGCCAATGACCTGACCGGTCATTCGGAGCTGTGCTCGCTGTTCCTGCACGCCGATCACCGCAACGGCCTGAATGGGCGCCTGCTGTCCAAGGCGCGCCTGCTGTTCATCGCCGAGTTTCGCGAGCAGTTCGGCGAAAAGATCATCGCCGAGATGCGCGGCGTGTCCGATGAGCAGGGCCGTTCACCGTTCTGGGAATGCCTCGGCCGGCACTTCTTCCGCATGGAGTTCTCCCAGGCAGACTACCTCACCGGCGTCGGCAACAAGGCGTTCATCGCCGAGCTGATGCCCAGGTTCCCGCTGTATACCTGCTTCCTGTCCGAGGCCGCACGGGACGTGATCGGCCGCGTGCACCCGGACACCGAGCCGGCCCTGGCGATGCTCAAATCGGAAGGGTTCAGCTATCAGGGGTACGTCGACATCTTCGATGCCGGCCCGGCCATAGAGGCGGAGACCGCGAAGATACGTGCGATTCGCGACAGCCAGTTGCTGGTTCTCGCCATCGGTACGCCAGGGGACGATGCGCCGGTGTATCTGGTGCACAACCGCAAGCGCGAGGATTGCCGAATTACCGCGGCAAGGGCGCGCATGGCCGCTGGCACTCTGGTGGTCGACCCGCTGACCGCCAGGCGCCTGCGCCTGAGCGTGGGGGATCAGGTGCGCGCAGTGATGTTGGCCGCGCAGGCCTGA
- the aruF gene encoding arginine/ornithine succinyltransferase subunit alpha: protein MLVMRPARMTDLAEVQRLAADSPVGVTSLPDNAERLRDKIAASEASFAAEVSFNGEERYFFVLEDSESGRLVGCSGIVASAGYSEPFYSFRNETFVHNSRELKIHNKIHVLSLCHDLTGNSLLTSFYVERSLVDSVWSELNSRARLLFAACHPERFADAMVVEIVGESDDAGESPFWDAVGRHFFGMSYGEAERLCGLRSRAYLAELMPHYPIYVPLLPDTAQESMGLVHPRAQVSFDILMRDGFETDHYIDIFDGGPTLHARTSGIRSIAQSVLAPVVFGEADGSGRPYLVSNEQLQGFRAVIAEMNWAPGQPAVLDPLTAQTLGVVEGGQVRLVAV, encoded by the coding sequence ATGCTGGTTATGCGCCCCGCGCGAATGACCGACCTCGCTGAAGTGCAGCGCCTGGCTGCCGACAGCCCGGTAGGGGTCACCTCGCTGCCGGACAACGCCGAGCGGCTGCGCGACAAGATCGCTGCCTCCGAGGCCTCGTTCGCGGCCGAAGTGAGCTTCAATGGCGAGGAACGCTATTTCTTCGTGCTCGAGGACAGCGAGTCCGGGCGCCTGGTCGGCTGCTCCGGCATCGTCGCCTCGGCAGGCTATTCCGAGCCGTTCTACAGCTTTCGCAACGAGACCTTCGTTCACAACTCCCGTGAGCTGAAGATCCACAACAAGATTCACGTGCTTTCGCTGTGCCACGATCTGACCGGCAACAGCCTGCTGACCAGTTTCTACGTCGAGCGCTCGCTGGTCGACAGTGTCTGGTCCGAGCTCAACTCCCGTGCTCGTCTGTTGTTCGCGGCCTGCCACCCGGAGCGGTTCGCCGATGCCATGGTGGTGGAGATCGTCGGCGAGAGCGACGACGCGGGCGAGTCGCCGTTCTGGGATGCGGTGGGGCGGCATTTCTTCGGCATGAGCTATGGCGAGGCCGAGCGACTGTGCGGCCTGCGCAGCCGGGCCTACCTCGCCGAGCTGATGCCCCACTACCCGATCTACGTGCCACTGCTGCCGGATACCGCGCAGGAGTCCATGGGCCTGGTGCACCCGCGTGCGCAGGTGTCCTTCGACATTCTCATGCGTGACGGTTTCGAGACAGATCACTACATCGATATCTTCGATGGCGGGCCGACCCTGCATGCGCGGACCTCGGGCATTCGCTCCATCGCCCAGAGCGTGCTGGCGCCTGTGGTGTTCGGCGAAGCCGACGGCAGCGGCCGCCCCTATCTGGTCAGCAACGAGCAGTTGCAGGGCTTTCGTGCGGTGATCGCCGAGATGAACTGGGCGCCCGGCCAGCCCGCTGTGCTCGACCCGCTCACCGCGCAGACGCTTGGTGTCGTCGAAGGCGGTCAGGTAAGGCTGGTGGCGGTATGA
- a CDS encoding aspartate aminotransferase family protein, translating to MSVQHDPVQRADFDQVMVPSYAPAAFVPVRGAGSRVWDQSGRELIDFSGGIAVNVLGHAHPALVKALTEQANTLWHVSNVFTNEPALRLAKKLVDATFAERVFLCNSGAEANEAAFKLARRVAHDRFGADKYEIIAATNSFHGRTLFTVSVGGQPKYSDGFGPKIQGITHVPYNDLDALKAAISDKTCAVVLEPIQGEGGVLPADQAYLQGARELCDQHNALLVFDEVQSGLGRSGHLFAYQHYGVTPDVLSSAKSLGGGFPIAAMLTTEALASHLAVGTHGTTYGGNPLGCAVAGAVLDVINTPEVLDGVKAKHQRFKARLEQIGEQYGVFSGVRGMGLLIGAVLSEAWKGKARAFFDAAAEENLMILQAGPDVVRFAPSLVVEDADIDEGLQRFERAVAKVVAAA from the coding sequence ATGTCCGTTCAGCACGACCCGGTGCAACGCGCCGATTTCGACCAGGTGATGGTGCCCAGCTACGCGCCCGCGGCCTTCGTGCCGGTGCGTGGTGCCGGTTCGCGCGTCTGGGATCAGAGTGGTCGTGAACTGATCGACTTCTCCGGCGGCATCGCCGTCAACGTGCTGGGCCATGCGCACCCGGCGCTGGTCAAGGCGCTGACCGAGCAGGCCAATACCCTCTGGCACGTGTCCAACGTATTCACCAACGAGCCGGCGTTGCGCCTGGCCAAGAAGCTGGTCGATGCCACCTTCGCCGAGCGCGTGTTCCTCTGCAACTCGGGCGCGGAAGCCAACGAGGCGGCCTTCAAGCTGGCGCGTCGTGTGGCCCATGACCGGTTTGGCGCTGACAAGTACGAAATCATTGCCGCCACCAACAGCTTTCACGGGCGCACCCTGTTCACCGTGAGCGTGGGTGGCCAGCCGAAGTACTCCGATGGCTTCGGACCGAAGATCCAGGGCATCACCCATGTGCCGTACAACGATCTCGACGCGCTCAAGGCGGCGATCAGCGACAAGACCTGCGCCGTGGTGCTGGAGCCCATTCAGGGCGAGGGCGGCGTACTGCCAGCCGATCAGGCCTACCTGCAGGGCGCCCGCGAGCTGTGCGATCAGCACAATGCGCTGCTGGTGTTCGACGAGGTACAGAGCGGCCTGGGCCGCAGCGGTCATCTGTTCGCCTACCAGCACTACGGCGTGACGCCAGACGTGCTGTCCAGCGCCAAGAGCCTGGGCGGCGGCTTCCCGATCGCCGCGATGCTGACCACCGAGGCGCTCGCCAGCCATCTGGCGGTCGGCACCCACGGCACCACCTATGGCGGCAACCCGCTCGGGTGTGCGGTGGCCGGCGCGGTCCTCGACGTGATCAATACCCCCGAGGTGCTGGACGGCGTGAAAGCCAAGCACCAGCGCTTCAAGGCGCGCCTCGAGCAGATCGGCGAGCAGTACGGTGTGTTCTCCGGTGTGCGCGGCATGGGCCTGTTGATTGGTGCTGTGTTGTCCGAGGCCTGGAAGGGCAAGGCGCGCGCATTCTTCGACGCCGCGGCCGAAGAGAATCTGATGATCCTTCAGGCCGGGCCGGACGTGGTGCGTTTCGCACCGAGCCTGGTGGTCGAGGACGCCGATATCGACGAAGGTCTGCAGCGCTTCGAGCGCGCGGTGGCCAAGGTGGTTGCCGCTGCCTGA
- a CDS encoding VOC family protein produces the protein MSAPSTRVMLYASDPGRTCAFYERHFGFVSSAQDQGVIELHHPRGGLILLIHRAAVSLKGNQARVKLVFDVENLEAFRGRALSNGLEFGPIHQGEGYGFANSKDPDGNGVSISSRAFRSR, from the coding sequence ATGAGCGCCCCCAGCACCCGAGTCATGTTGTATGCCAGTGATCCGGGCAGGACCTGCGCCTTTTACGAGCGCCATTTCGGCTTCGTGAGCAGCGCGCAAGATCAGGGCGTGATCGAGCTGCACCACCCTCGTGGCGGCCTCATTCTGCTGATACACCGCGCCGCGGTATCGCTGAAAGGCAACCAGGCCCGCGTCAAGCTGGTGTTCGACGTGGAGAACCTGGAGGCCTTCCGCGGTCGCGCGCTGAGCAATGGCCTGGAGTTCGGCCCGATCCACCAGGGCGAGGGCTACGGCTTCGCCAACAGCAAGGACCCGGATGGCAATGGCGTGAGCATCTCCAGCCGGGCGTTCCGCTCGCGTTAA
- a CDS encoding NAD(P)H-dependent flavin oxidoreductase, with the protein MNCAALGIEYPIIQAPMAGTATPALAAAVSNAGGLGSISIAAVKADAGRQMIIETRAGTRRPFNVNVFCHRPSVVDRAAEQAWLDHLQPYFAEFDVPTPRAIGDIYSSFQNDDGQLEVLLEERPPIVSFHLGLPAQDRIDALKKAGITLLASATTLEEGYQLEEAGIDVIVAQGIEAGGHRGVFDPLRGDQGIGTLALVRVLVRHLSRPVIAAGGIMDGAGIAAAMTLGACAAQLGTAFILCPESAANDAYRAMLGSVRAQVTQVTTVISGRPARGILNRFMAEVGAAGHPPVPGFGIAYDAGKQLIAAAAKAGNAEFAAHWAGQGAALVRAMPAAELVAVLQREYLAART; encoded by the coding sequence ATGAACTGTGCAGCACTGGGTATCGAGTATCCGATCATTCAGGCGCCGATGGCTGGCACCGCCACACCGGCATTGGCCGCAGCGGTCAGCAATGCCGGTGGCCTGGGTTCCATCTCCATCGCTGCGGTAAAGGCCGACGCCGGGCGGCAGATGATCATCGAGACCCGTGCCGGCACCCGCAGGCCGTTCAACGTCAACGTCTTCTGTCATCGCCCCAGCGTTGTCGATCGGGCCGCGGAGCAAGCCTGGCTGGATCACCTGCAGCCTTACTTCGCCGAGTTCGATGTGCCGACTCCACGAGCCATCGGTGACATCTACAGCAGCTTTCAGAACGATGACGGTCAGCTCGAGGTACTGCTGGAAGAGCGCCCGCCGATCGTCAGCTTTCACCTTGGGCTACCTGCCCAGGATCGTATCGATGCGTTGAAGAAGGCCGGCATCACGCTGCTGGCGTCGGCGACCACGCTGGAGGAGGGGTACCAGCTGGAAGAGGCCGGTATCGATGTGATCGTCGCCCAGGGTATCGAGGCGGGTGGCCACCGTGGCGTCTTCGACCCGCTGCGTGGCGATCAGGGGATCGGCACCCTGGCGCTGGTGCGTGTGCTGGTGCGCCATCTGTCGCGACCGGTGATCGCCGCAGGCGGCATCATGGACGGCGCCGGTATCGCCGCTGCCATGACCCTGGGCGCCTGCGCGGCCCAGTTGGGTACGGCATTCATACTCTGTCCGGAGTCGGCGGCCAACGATGCTTACCGAGCCATGCTGGGCAGCGTGCGCGCGCAGGTCACGCAGGTGACCACGGTGATCTCCGGGCGTCCGGCGCGCGGCATTCTCAACCGCTTCATGGCCGAGGTGGGCGCGGCCGGGCATCCGCCGGTGCCGGGTTTCGGTATCGCCTACGATGCCGGCAAGCAGCTCATCGCCGCAGCGGCGAAAGCCGGTAATGCCGAGTTCGCTGCTCATTGGGCGGGGCAGGGTGCCGCCCTGGTACGGGCCATGCCGGCAGCCGAGCTGGTGGCGGTCCTGCAGCGTGAGTACCTGGCTGCGCGTACCTGA
- a CDS encoding LysR family transcriptional regulator — protein sequence MARQDLQIDWLQAFVAVVGSGSLTAAAAGLARSQSAVSMQIKKLEAAVGRPLLLRGPRHLSLTPAGEELLGYARKLLRVHREALLALGGVRLEGSISLGIPDDYALGYLTPLLNDFASAQPAVQVNLVCEPSTQLIPKVESGEMDVAIVTRDKPQRGELLFREELVWVGNARQETWRLTPLPIAVYELGSQARSRVLKSLEVLGRDYRVVYNSPSVAGQLAVAQSGAALGVLTRCCVPSSLQVLGAAQGLPGLPLLDVVVIRSRAPALPALVDALHEQVLQTLRRDFE from the coding sequence ATGGCCAGACAGGATTTGCAGATCGATTGGTTGCAGGCATTCGTCGCGGTGGTCGGCAGTGGTTCGCTGACGGCCGCGGCCGCGGGGCTGGCACGTTCGCAGTCGGCGGTAAGCATGCAGATCAAGAAACTCGAAGCAGCGGTGGGGCGTCCCTTGCTACTGCGTGGGCCACGGCACCTGAGCCTGACGCCGGCAGGCGAAGAGTTGCTCGGGTATGCCCGCAAGCTGCTGCGGGTGCACCGTGAAGCGCTGCTGGCCTTGGGTGGCGTGCGGCTGGAGGGCAGTATCTCGCTTGGTATCCCCGATGACTACGCGCTGGGTTATCTGACCCCGTTGCTCAACGACTTCGCCAGCGCTCAGCCCGCTGTGCAGGTGAATCTGGTGTGTGAGCCTTCCACGCAGCTGATTCCCAAGGTCGAAAGCGGCGAGATGGATGTGGCCATCGTCACGCGTGACAAGCCGCAGCGCGGCGAGCTGCTGTTTCGCGAGGAGCTGGTGTGGGTCGGCAATGCGCGACAGGAAACCTGGCGGCTAACCCCGCTGCCCATTGCCGTGTACGAGTTGGGCAGCCAGGCGCGCAGCCGCGTGCTCAAGAGCCTCGAGGTGTTGGGGCGCGATTACCGGGTGGTCTACAACAGCCCCAGCGTGGCCGGGCAACTGGCGGTGGCGCAAAGCGGCGCAGCGCTCGGTGTATTGACCCGGTGTTGCGTACCGTCCAGCTTGCAGGTGCTTGGCGCTGCCCAGGGGCTGCCGGGCCTGCCATTGCTCGATGTGGTGGTGATACGCAGCCGTGCGCCTGCACTGCCGGCACTGGTCGATGCTCTGCATGAGCAGGTGCTGCAGACCCTGCGTCGGGATTTCGAATGA
- a CDS encoding DMT family transporter has protein sequence MSQRIAHLQLHCAALLVGVSALFGESLNVSASMIVLGRAAFALLALSMICLCLNLRPWRGISGGTIARLLTTGVALGGHWILFFLAVKTGGVAVATLGFASFPAFTALLERLLFGQRLGRSDRLILLLVSAGLVLVTPSFDLRDGATEGLLWGVLSGASYAAIAVANKHVSSKVDGLSSCWWQCLAISVALLPWCLWELPAIGRHDWWQLAALGVLCTALAYSLFIASLRHVHTHTAAVVIAMEPIYAIAGAWLLFGSVPSVGMVLGGLLILGAVAWAGLKSKT, from the coding sequence ATGAGTCAGCGCATCGCCCACCTTCAATTGCATTGCGCCGCCCTGCTGGTGGGCGTATCCGCGCTGTTCGGCGAATCGCTGAACGTCAGCGCGAGCATGATCGTGCTCGGCCGTGCCGCGTTCGCCCTGCTGGCCTTGAGCATGATCTGCCTGTGCTTGAATCTGCGACCCTGGCGCGGCATCAGCGGTGGCACCATCGCCAGGCTGCTGACCACCGGGGTGGCGCTGGGTGGCCACTGGATTCTGTTTTTCCTGGCGGTAAAGACCGGTGGCGTGGCGGTGGCCACCCTGGGCTTCGCGTCGTTTCCGGCCTTTACAGCACTGCTCGAGCGCCTGCTGTTCGGTCAGCGCCTGGGACGTAGCGACCGGCTGATTCTGTTGCTGGTATCGGCAGGCCTGGTTCTGGTCACACCCTCCTTCGACCTGCGCGATGGTGCTACCGAGGGCCTGCTCTGGGGCGTGCTGTCCGGCGCCAGCTATGCTGCCATCGCGGTCGCCAACAAACACGTTTCCAGCAAGGTCGATGGTTTGTCGTCGTGCTGGTGGCAATGCCTGGCCATCAGCGTGGCGCTGCTGCCCTGGTGCTTGTGGGAGCTCCCCGCGATCGGCCGCCACGACTGGTGGCAACTGGCGGCCCTGGGCGTGCTCTGCACGGCGCTGGCCTACAGCCTGTTCATCGCCTCGCTGCGCCATGTCCATACGCACACCGCAGCGGTGGTGATCGCCATGGAGCCGATCTACGCCATCGCCGGGGCCTGGCTGCTCTTCGGCTCGGTACCGAGCGTCGGCATGGTGCTGGGCGGCCTGCTGATTCTCGGCGCAGTCGCCTGGGCGGGGCTGAAGAGCAAAACCTGA
- a CDS encoding glycoside hydrolase family 15 protein gives MVEIQGRQMPIEAHGIIGDMRSAALVADSGCVDFFCWPDFDSPSIFSALLDSPEAGVFQLAPDLPGARRQQLYLPDTNVLQTRWLAESAVVECTDVMPINADVDDHPRLIRRIQVVSGHARIRMRCRVRHDYSRADTVAEMAGDDVLFHAPDQPSLRLSASQSLKIDRHCGVAEFELQEGEHAEFVLGAPDDPLVAAGACEHCLEATVAYWRRWIKQSNYRGRWREMVHRSALALKLLTSRKHGGILAAATYGLPEAAGGERNWDYRYTWIRDASFTVYAFMRLGFTEEANAFMRWVRERVDDCSETPAHLRILYSLRGQHELPETSLDHLSGHGGAQPVRIGNEAHDQVQLDIFGELLDAVYLANKYGEAISHDGWHHVVGIVDQVCDSWQQKDVGIWEIRGEEQHFLHSRLMCWVALDRAIRLAEKRSLPAPFARWNDQRQAIHDDIWSNFWDEDCGHFIQRIGCQDVDGSMLLMPLMRFVGASDPRWLATLEAIEQQLVRDGMVYRYRTDDGLKGEEGSFVACSFWYVECLARAGRVDQAHLEFEQLLRYANPVGLYAEELDRRAHHLGNTPQALSHLALISAASFLDHKLSGERTTWQP, from the coding sequence ATGGTTGAGATTCAGGGGCGTCAGATGCCCATCGAAGCCCACGGCATCATTGGTGACATGCGCAGTGCAGCACTGGTCGCTGACAGCGGTTGCGTGGACTTTTTCTGCTGGCCGGATTTCGACAGCCCGTCGATCTTCAGCGCCTTGCTCGACAGCCCCGAGGCTGGAGTTTTTCAGCTGGCGCCGGATCTGCCCGGCGCGCGTCGGCAGCAGCTTTATCTGCCCGACACCAACGTGCTGCAGACACGCTGGCTGGCCGAGTCTGCCGTGGTCGAGTGCACCGATGTCATGCCGATCAATGCCGATGTGGACGACCATCCGCGGCTGATTCGCCGGATTCAGGTGGTTTCCGGCCATGCACGAATCCGCATGCGCTGCCGTGTTCGTCACGATTACAGCCGCGCTGACACGGTCGCGGAGATGGCGGGCGACGATGTGCTCTTCCACGCACCCGATCAGCCGAGCCTGCGCCTCTCCGCCAGCCAGTCACTGAAGATCGATCGGCATTGTGGGGTTGCCGAGTTCGAGTTGCAGGAAGGCGAACATGCCGAGTTCGTGCTGGGTGCGCCAGACGATCCGCTGGTCGCTGCCGGTGCCTGCGAGCATTGTCTGGAGGCCACCGTTGCCTACTGGCGGCGCTGGATCAAGCAGTCCAACTACCGCGGGCGTTGGCGCGAGATGGTGCACCGCTCGGCCCTGGCACTGAAGCTGCTGACCTCACGCAAGCACGGTGGCATTCTCGCTGCGGCCACCTACGGACTGCCCGAGGCAGCGGGGGGCGAGCGCAACTGGGATTACCGCTACACCTGGATTCGCGATGCCTCGTTCACCGTCTACGCATTCATGCGCCTGGGCTTTACCGAGGAGGCCAATGCCTTCATGCGCTGGGTGCGCGAGCGCGTCGACGACTGCTCGGAAACCCCGGCTCACCTGCGTATCCTCTACAGCCTTCGTGGCCAGCACGAATTGCCGGAGACCTCTCTCGATCATCTTTCCGGGCATGGTGGGGCGCAGCCGGTACGGATCGGCAACGAGGCCCATGATCAGGTTCAGCTGGATATCTTCGGCGAGTTGCTTGACGCGGTGTACCTCGCCAACAAGTACGGTGAGGCGATCTCCCACGACGGCTGGCACCATGTGGTGGGCATCGTCGATCAGGTCTGCGACAGCTGGCAGCAGAAGGATGTCGGCATCTGGGAGATACGCGGCGAGGAGCAGCACTTTCTGCATTCGCGGCTGATGTGCTGGGTAGCGCTGGATCGAGCCATCCGTCTGGCGGAGAAGCGCTCGCTGCCGGCGCCTTTCGCGCGCTGGAACGACCAGCGTCAGGCCATTCATGACGACATCTGGAGCAACTTCTGGGATGAGGACTGCGGGCACTTCATTCAGCGCATCGGCTGTCAGGACGTCGACGGTTCGATGCTGTTGATGCCGCTCATGCGTTTCGTCGGCGCCAGCGACCCACGCTGGCTGGCGACGCTGGAAGCCATCGAGCAGCAACTGGTGCGCGACGGCATGGTCTATCGCTACCGCACCGACGACGGCCTGAAAGGCGAGGAGGGCTCGTTCGTCGCCTGCTCGTTCTGGTACGTGGAGTGTCTGGCACGCGCCGGGCGTGTCGATCAGGCGCATCTGGAGTTCGAGCAGCTGCTGCGCTACGCCAACCCGGTGGGGCTGTACGCCGAGGAGCTCGATCGGCGAGCCCATCACCTGGGCAATACGCCGCAGGCGCTGAGTCATCTGGCGCTGATCAGTGCTGCCAGCTTTCTCGACCACAAGCTCAGTGGCGAACGTACCACCTGGCAGCCCTGA
- a CDS encoding glucose 1-dehydrogenase codes for MLISLHKQVALVTGGSSGIGAASAIALAQAGAAVVVNYRSGREAAQRLVEEIRSAGGEAIAVGADVSSEKEVEALFAETVSAFGRLDILLANSGMQRDAPTVDMSLEDWNQVLQVNLTGQFLCVRAALRQFRQQEIREAVSRAAGKIIQMSSVHQLIPWAGRANYAASKGGLDLLMRSVAQEVGEQRIRVNAIAPGAIRTAINREATEGEAAKSLLELIPYGRIGDAEDIANAVVWLASDAADYVHGTTLFIDGGMSLYPEFRDNG; via the coding sequence ATGCTCATTTCTCTGCACAAGCAGGTCGCACTGGTTACCGGTGGCAGTTCAGGCATTGGCGCGGCATCGGCGATAGCGCTGGCGCAGGCCGGTGCCGCGGTGGTGGTGAATTATCGATCCGGGCGCGAGGCGGCGCAGCGACTGGTCGAGGAGATACGTAGCGCCGGCGGCGAGGCGATTGCCGTGGGTGCGGACGTGTCCAGTGAGAAGGAGGTCGAGGCATTGTTCGCCGAGACCGTCTCGGCCTTTGGGCGGCTGGACATCCTGCTGGCCAACTCGGGCATGCAGCGTGATGCGCCAACGGTGGACATGAGCCTGGAGGACTGGAACCAGGTGCTGCAGGTCAACCTCACCGGTCAGTTTCTCTGCGTGCGTGCGGCCCTGCGGCAGTTCCGTCAGCAGGAGATTCGCGAGGCGGTGTCGCGGGCGGCCGGCAAGATCATTCAGATGAGTTCGGTGCATCAATTGATCCCGTGGGCAGGGCGCGCCAACTACGCGGCGTCCAAGGGTGGCCTCGATCTGTTGATGCGCAGCGTGGCTCAGGAGGTGGGCGAGCAGCGCATTCGCGTCAATGCCATCGCGCCTGGGGCGATCCGCACCGCGATCAACCGCGAAGCCACCGAAGGCGAAGCCGCCAAGTCATTGCTCGAGCTGATTCCCTACGGCCGTATCGGCGATGCCGAAGATATCGCCAATGCGGTGGTCTGGCTGGCTTCCGATGCGGCCGATTATGTCCACGGCACGACCCTGTTCATCGACGGTGGTATGAGCCTTTACCCGGAGTTTCGCGACAATGGTTGA